The following coding sequences lie in one Komagataeibacter sucrofermentans DSM 15973 genomic window:
- the hisS gene encoding histidine--tRNA ligase, whose protein sequence is MSSLQPVRGTHDLIGEERRRFNHVVETARRIVGLYGFDEWSTPVFEDTRVFSRSLGDTSDVVSKEMYTFEDRGGESLTLRPEGTAAICRALVTNGLTQSLPQKVFYAGPMFRYERPQKGRYRQFHQIGAELLGSAEPLADAEVIAMGRDVLHALGIGDEVVLELNTLGDSASRDAWRTALIAYFSERRAELSADSQARLERNPLRILDSKAPQDRALVADSPTIAQFLTPEAQTFWDGLRSTLDTMGVRFRENPRIVRGLDYYGHTAFEFVTERLGAQGTVLAGGRYDGLVAEMGGPATPAIGWAGGIERLSMLLEDVPAEPRPVAVVPMGADAQAAALIALQGLRAAGIRAETSYRGNMKRRMERANRMNASHVVVIGSDEIARGVVQLKNLDSGQQTEVPLDGVAAALQAGTAAGG, encoded by the coding sequence GTGAGCAGCTTACAGCCCGTTCGTGGCACCCATGACCTGATTGGTGAGGAACGCAGGCGGTTCAACCATGTAGTGGAAACCGCGCGCCGCATTGTCGGCCTGTACGGGTTTGATGAGTGGTCGACCCCCGTGTTCGAGGATACGCGGGTCTTTTCGCGCTCGCTGGGCGATACGTCCGATGTTGTCTCGAAAGAGATGTACACATTCGAGGATCGTGGCGGTGAATCCCTGACCCTGCGGCCCGAGGGCACGGCAGCCATCTGCCGCGCGCTGGTCACCAACGGGCTGACGCAGTCGCTGCCGCAGAAGGTGTTCTACGCAGGCCCCATGTTCCGCTACGAGCGCCCGCAGAAGGGGCGCTACCGCCAGTTTCACCAGATCGGCGCCGAACTGCTGGGATCAGCCGAGCCGCTGGCCGATGCCGAGGTCATCGCCATGGGCCGCGACGTGCTGCACGCGCTCGGCATTGGCGATGAAGTGGTGCTGGAACTCAACACATTGGGCGACAGCGCCAGCCGTGATGCCTGGCGCACGGCGCTGATCGCCTATTTCAGTGAACGGCGCGCCGAACTCTCCGCCGACAGCCAGGCCCGCCTCGAGCGCAACCCGCTTCGCATTCTTGACAGCAAGGCCCCGCAGGACCGCGCGCTAGTGGCGGATTCCCCCACCATTGCCCAGTTCCTTACCCCCGAGGCCCAGACCTTCTGGGATGGGCTGCGCAGCACGCTGGACACGATGGGCGTGCGCTTTCGGGAAAATCCGCGCATTGTCCGCGGCCTGGATTATTACGGGCATACTGCCTTCGAGTTTGTGACCGAGCGCCTTGGCGCGCAGGGCACCGTGCTGGCCGGTGGCCGGTATGACGGGCTTGTGGCCGAGATGGGTGGCCCCGCCACGCCGGCCATCGGCTGGGCTGGCGGCATCGAGCGCCTGTCCATGCTGCTTGAAGATGTTCCGGCCGAGCCGCGCCCGGTTGCCGTCGTGCCGATGGGCGCGGATGCGCAGGCCGCAGCCCTGATCGCGTTGCAGGGCCTGCGGGCTGCGGGTATCCGGGCCGAGACATCCTATCGCGGCAACATGAAGCGCCGCATGGAGCGCGCCAACCGCATGAATGCGTCGCATGTCGTGGTGATTGGCAGCGACGAGATTGCACGCGGCGTGGTCCAGCTCAAGAACCTCGATAGCGGACAGCAGACCGAGGTACCCCTCGATGGCGTGGCCGCCGCCCTGCAGGCCGGAACCGCCGCAGGGGGCTGA
- the prfA gene encoding peptide chain release factor 1 yields MSKFDERLDRIVGRCEELQALLAQGLSGSDFAQASREYAELEPIVTRVNALRGAEEAERDASQMLADPEMRELAQAELEELRAQIPTLRHDIRLAMLPRDEADERSAILEIRPAAGGDEAGLFAAELFGAYQRYADQRGWRFEILEYDQSELGGLREGIASITGRGVFARLKYESGVHRVQRVPATESQGRIHTSTVTVAVLPEAEEVDVEVNDGDLRIDVYRASGAGGQHVNKTESAVRITHLPTNIVVAMQEEKSQHKNRAKAMKILRARLYERNRAAAHESRAADRRAQVGTGDRSERIRTYNFPQGRVTDHRIGLTLYKIDRVMAGELDEFVDALTQEEQAALLAADEG; encoded by the coding sequence GTGTCAAAATTCGACGAACGCCTGGACCGGATCGTTGGCCGGTGCGAGGAATTGCAGGCCCTGCTGGCGCAAGGCCTGTCGGGCAGCGACTTCGCGCAGGCCTCGCGCGAGTATGCCGAGCTTGAGCCGATTGTCACGCGCGTGAATGCGCTGCGCGGGGCGGAAGAAGCCGAGCGCGACGCCAGCCAGATGCTCGCTGACCCTGAAATGCGCGAACTCGCCCAGGCCGAACTCGAGGAACTGCGCGCGCAGATCCCGACCCTGCGCCACGACATCCGCCTGGCCATGCTGCCGCGTGACGAGGCGGATGAGCGCAGCGCCATCCTTGAAATCCGCCCTGCCGCGGGCGGCGACGAGGCCGGGCTGTTTGCCGCCGAACTGTTTGGCGCCTACCAGCGCTATGCCGACCAGCGCGGCTGGCGTTTCGAGATTCTGGAATATGACCAGTCCGAACTCGGTGGCCTGCGCGAGGGAATCGCCAGCATTACCGGGCGCGGCGTGTTCGCCCGGCTGAAATATGAATCCGGCGTGCACCGCGTGCAGCGCGTGCCCGCAACCGAGAGCCAGGGCCGTATCCATACCTCTACCGTGACCGTGGCCGTGCTGCCCGAGGCGGAAGAGGTGGATGTCGAGGTCAATGATGGCGACCTGCGCATTGATGTCTACCGCGCATCCGGGGCCGGGGGGCAGCACGTCAACAAGACCGAAAGTGCCGTGCGCATTACCCATCTGCCCACCAATATCGTGGTGGCGATGCAGGAAGAGAAAAGCCAGCACAAGAACCGCGCCAAGGCCATGAAGATCCTGCGCGCGCGCCTGTATGAGCGCAACCGCGCCGCGGCCCACGAAAGCCGTGCGGCCGACCGCCGCGCCCAGGTGGGCACGGGCGACCGCTCCGAGCGCATCCGCACCTACAACTTTCCGCAAGGCCGCGTGACCGATCACCGCATCGGTCTTACGCTTTACAAGATCGACCGCGTGATGGCAGGTGAACTCGACGAATTTGTCGATGCCCTGACGCAGGAAGAACAGGCCGCCCTGCTTGCGGCGGATGAGGGCTGA
- the prmC gene encoding peptide chain release factor N(5)-glutamine methyltransferase: MKDAMTPAPLNLRQLLRNATQQLHAVGIEAPQREARLLMAHAARTDLAGLLRIDTLSEAAQARFAEMLARRLRYEPMAYITGQAGFWSLDLAVSPATLIPRADTETLVEAVLDHLPDRNIPLRVLDIGTGTGCLLLAILAEYPRAFGIGTDLNPQAAALASFNATHNGLAARSTMLCCNWADGVEGPFDLVLSNPPYIPHADLATLMPDVVAHEPARALDGGPDGLIAYRALARVMPDLLAPGGLGVLELGIGQNHSVPALMRAAGLDIVEIRPDLGGIGRALVVKK, from the coding sequence ATGAAAGATGCCATGACACCAGCGCCCCTAAATTTGCGCCAGTTGTTGCGTAATGCGACGCAACAACTGCATGCAGTCGGCATTGAGGCCCCCCAGCGCGAGGCCCGCCTGCTCATGGCCCATGCGGCCCGGACCGACCTTGCCGGGCTGCTGCGCATCGATACGCTGAGCGAGGCGGCCCAGGCCCGGTTTGCCGAAATGCTGGCCCGTCGCCTGCGTTATGAGCCCATGGCCTATATTACCGGGCAGGCCGGGTTCTGGTCGCTTGACCTGGCGGTGTCACCGGCAACCCTCATTCCCCGTGCCGATACCGAAACCCTTGTTGAGGCCGTGCTCGACCATCTGCCTGATCGTAATATTCCGCTGCGCGTGCTCGATATTGGCACCGGCACGGGTTGCCTGCTTCTGGCCATTCTGGCGGAATACCCGCGCGCCTTTGGTATTGGCACGGATCTCAACCCGCAGGCCGCAGCACTTGCCAGCTTTAATGCCACGCATAACGGGTTGGCCGCGCGCAGCACTATGCTGTGCTGCAACTGGGCCGATGGGGTTGAGGGGCCGTTTGACCTCGTGCTGAGCAACCCGCCCTATATTCCGCATGCTGATCTGGCCACCCTCATGCCCGACGTGGTGGCCCATGAACCCGCGCGCGCGCTTGATGGCGGGCCGGACGGGCTGATCGCCTATCGCGCCCTGGCCCGCGTCATGCCGGACCTTCTGGCCCCTGGTGGCCTGGGCGTGCTGGAACTGGGTATTGGCCAGAACCACAGCGTGCCCGCACTCATGCGCGCGGCGGGGCTGGATATTGTGGAAATACGCCCCGATCTTGGCGGAATAGGGCGGGCGCTGGTGGTGAAAAAATAA
- a CDS encoding DUF4167 domain-containing protein, translating into MRGRHHRSGGSSGGTVRHNNGQIPLNRNHVFDSNGPDLRVRGTAQQLFEKYLQLGRDASSSGDRVMAEAYFQHAEHYFRILNAMTQAAQQSQQERQERMSNRQPRPVENRQPSESAGDEPAEPAAEQPAVIEPAETAPQPTIDAAPEAAPAPAPRAPRAPRRSSRAKPATGKKEELESTPS; encoded by the coding sequence ATGCGGGGCCGTCACCATCGTTCGGGCGGCAGCAGTGGTGGAACCGTACGCCATAACAATGGCCAGATCCCGTTGAACCGCAACCATGTATTTGACAGCAATGGCCCGGACCTGCGCGTGCGGGGCACGGCACAGCAGCTGTTTGAGAAATACCTGCAGCTTGGCCGCGACGCCAGCAGCAGCGGCGACCGCGTCATGGCGGAAGCCTATTTTCAGCATGCCGAACATTATTTCCGCATTCTCAACGCCATGACGCAGGCTGCCCAGCAGAGCCAGCAGGAGCGCCAGGAGCGCATGTCCAACCGGCAGCCGCGCCCCGTCGAGAACCGTCAGCCCAGCGAGAGCGCTGGCGATGAACCCGCCGAGCCCGCAGCCGAGCAGCCCGCCGTGATCGAGCCTGCGGAAACAGCGCCCCAGCCCACGATCGACGCCGCCCCGGAAGCTGCACCGGCCCCTGCGCCACGCGCCCCCCGCGCGCCGCGCCGCAGCAGCCGCGCCAAGCCCGCCACGGGCAAGAAGGAAGAACTGGAATCTACCCCGTCCTGA
- a CDS encoding adenosylmethionine--8-amino-7-oxononanoate transaminase encodes MCGPQWLERGMQHVWLPYAQMQTALPPLPATRTQGCTITLADGTELLDGIASWWTACHGYNHPHIRAAVAAQLECMPHVMFGGLVNEPALTLASRLAGLLPGDLERVFFTDSGSVAVEVAMKMAIQYWLNQGQSGRTKLLAFRGGYHGDTIATMAVCDPEEGMHSLYNGALPKHFIADLPVDAATTAALDALLAQHAGSIAAIITEPLVQGAGGMLFHTPQVLRTLRTLADRHGVLLILDEIFTGFGRTGTMFACEQAGIVPDIITLSKALTGGTMALAATVARRHVFEAFLSDDPLHALMHGPTFMANAMACACANASLDLFETEPRLQQVTRIEAQMRAELEPCRDLPHVVDVRVMGAIGVVELDRIRDMNALKTALIAQGVWVRPFRNIVYLTPAFTITPAELSRLCAAIHTVLGGLLPDQR; translated from the coding sequence ATGTGTGGACCTCAATGGCTGGAGCGAGGCATGCAGCATGTCTGGCTGCCCTACGCGCAAATGCAGACCGCCCTGCCCCCGCTCCCCGCCACGCGCACGCAGGGCTGCACCATCACGCTGGCCGATGGCACGGAACTGCTTGATGGCATCGCCTCGTGGTGGACCGCCTGCCATGGCTACAACCACCCCCATATCCGCGCTGCGGTAGCGGCGCAGCTTGAGTGCATGCCGCATGTCATGTTTGGCGGCCTGGTCAATGAACCGGCCCTGACGCTGGCAAGCCGCCTTGCTGGCCTGCTGCCCGGCGATCTGGAGCGGGTGTTCTTTACGGATTCCGGCTCGGTCGCGGTCGAGGTGGCGATGAAGATGGCCATCCAGTACTGGCTCAACCAGGGCCAGAGCGGGCGGACAAAGCTGCTGGCCTTCCGCGGCGGTTATCATGGCGATACGATCGCCACCATGGCCGTGTGCGACCCGGAGGAAGGGATGCATAGCCTCTATAACGGCGCGCTGCCCAAGCATTTCATCGCCGATCTGCCGGTCGATGCTGCCACGACCGCAGCACTTGATGCCCTGCTGGCGCAACACGCTGGCAGTATTGCCGCCATCATCACCGAACCGCTGGTGCAGGGCGCAGGTGGCATGCTGTTCCATACGCCGCAGGTGCTGCGCACCCTGCGCACTCTGGCCGACCGCCATGGCGTGCTGCTGATTCTTGATGAAATCTTTACCGGTTTCGGGCGCACCGGCACGATGTTCGCCTGCGAGCAGGCCGGGATCGTGCCTGACATCATTACCCTTTCAAAGGCATTGACCGGGGGCACGATGGCGCTGGCGGCTACAGTGGCGCGCAGGCATGTGTTCGAGGCTTTCCTGTCCGATGATCCGCTGCATGCGCTCATGCATGGGCCGACCTTCATGGCTAACGCCATGGCCTGCGCCTGCGCCAATGCCTCACTCGACCTGTTTGAAACCGAACCCCGCCTGCAGCAGGTAACCCGTATTGAAGCGCAGATGCGCGCTGAACTCGAACCCTGCCGCGACCTGCCCCATGTCGTTGACGTGCGCGTCATGGGGGCGATTGGCGTGGTGGAACTTGACCGCATACGTGACATGAATGCGCTCAAGACCGCCCTGATCGCGCAGGGGGTATGGGTGCGGCCCTTCCGTAATATCGTTTACCTGACGCCTGCTTTCACCATCACGCCAGCCGAGCTCAGCCGCCTTTGCGCTGCAATTCACACGGTTCTGGGGGGCCTGCTGCCGGATCAGCGCTAG
- a CDS encoding 8-amino-7-oxononanoate synthase codes for MRFMACFDTLFQTALDHMAQRHIRRVLRPVRHSGPVTVIRDGRELVNFSSNDYLGLSHHPTLAARAAQWVHEDGTGAGASRLVTGTSDRHMAVEARLAAFKGAEAALLLASGWQANASVLAAILRLAAEQGTPPLVFADRLNHASLHQGCMAAGVRQIRFRHNDLDHLESLLIRHADDPGLRIIVTESVFSMDGDRTDIARLSALARQHGAFTYVDEAHATGVLGPQGRGLCAGHEIDLVMGTFSKALGGFGAFVTGSRALCDWLVNACSGFVFTTAPPPAMLGAMDAALEYVPHLDEERDRLARNAAHIRDVVRSCGLSPDPSTTQIVPIMLGDAARALRFAASLEAQGLLAAAIRPPTVPPNSSRIRLALSAAHTDGMIDQLAAAIPLALQQSAA; via the coding sequence ATGCGCTTCATGGCCTGTTTTGATACCCTTTTCCAGACTGCGCTCGACCACATGGCGCAGCGCCATATCCGCCGCGTGCTGCGCCCCGTGCGTCACAGCGGGCCGGTAACCGTTATCCGTGACGGACGCGAACTGGTCAATTTCTCATCCAATGATTATCTCGGCCTGTCACATCACCCGACTCTTGCCGCCCGCGCGGCGCAGTGGGTGCATGAGGATGGAACAGGCGCTGGCGCCTCGCGGCTGGTGACCGGCACCAGTGACAGGCATATGGCGGTGGAAGCACGCCTTGCTGCCTTCAAGGGCGCCGAGGCGGCGCTGCTGCTGGCCAGCGGGTGGCAGGCCAATGCCTCGGTGCTGGCGGCCATATTGCGGCTGGCGGCCGAGCAGGGCACCCCCCCGCTGGTGTTTGCCGACAGGCTGAACCATGCCAGCCTGCATCAGGGCTGCATGGCGGCAGGCGTGCGGCAGATCCGCTTTCGGCACAACGACCTCGATCATCTGGAAAGCCTGCTGATCCGCCATGCCGATGATCCGGGCCTGCGGATCATCGTGACGGAAAGCGTGTTCAGCATGGATGGCGACCGCACCGACATCGCCCGCCTCAGCGCGCTGGCGCGGCAGCACGGGGCCTTCACCTACGTGGATGAAGCCCATGCCACCGGCGTGCTTGGCCCGCAGGGGCGCGGCCTGTGTGCGGGGCATGAGATCGATCTGGTCATGGGCACGTTCAGCAAGGCGCTGGGCGGGTTTGGCGCGTTCGTAACCGGCTCGCGCGCATTGTGCGACTGGCTGGTCAATGCCTGTTCGGGCTTTGTGTTCACCACCGCGCCACCGCCCGCCATGCTCGGCGCGATGGATGCCGCCCTTGAATACGTGCCCCATCTGGATGAAGAGCGTGACCGCCTGGCCCGGAACGCTGCTCATATCCGTGATGTTGTGCGTAGCTGCGGCCTGTCGCCCGACCCATCAACCACGCAGATCGTGCCGATCATGCTTGGCGATGCCGCGCGCGCCCTGCGCTTTGCCGCGAGCCTTGAGGCGCAGGGCCTGCTTGCCGCTGCCATACGCCCGCCAACGGTGCCGCCCAATAGCAGCCGCATCCGCCTTGCGCTGAGTGCTGCCCATACCGATGGCATGATCGATCAGCTTGCCGCGGCCATTCCGCTGGCCCTGCAACAGAGCGCAGCATGA
- a CDS encoding alpha/beta fold hydrolase → MNATLPLALVHGWAFDPTFWAATRTALGTARTRCLDFGFFAARAHMELPQEPYIGVGHSLGTLWLLRHHGPLCRGLILINGFSRFGAGPDFTAGIGRRMIERMRQGLLRAPQGLLHSFRLRAGIDSPVPEPIARDRLETGLEALMDMDCRTDLNRTTCPIHVMAGTQDAIAPPALTEACFPSRPIEWVDGGHLLPLTHATACAHAISTMARRMTPS, encoded by the coding sequence ATGAACGCCACCCTGCCGCTGGCCCTCGTGCATGGCTGGGCTTTCGATCCCACCTTCTGGGCTGCGACCCGCACGGCCCTGGGCACGGCACGGACGCGTTGCCTCGACTTTGGCTTCTTTGCCGCCCGCGCCCATATGGAATTGCCGCAAGAACCCTATATCGGAGTCGGGCATTCACTGGGCACGTTATGGCTTCTGCGCCACCATGGCCCGCTATGCCGGGGCCTGATCCTGATAAACGGATTCAGCCGGTTCGGGGCCGGGCCGGATTTTACAGCGGGGATCGGCCGGCGCATGATCGAACGCATGCGTCAGGGGCTGCTGCGTGCGCCGCAGGGATTGCTGCACAGCTTTCGTCTGCGCGCGGGCATTGATTCGCCGGTGCCTGAACCGATCGCGCGCGACCGGCTTGAAACAGGGCTCGAAGCCCTGATGGACATGGATTGCCGGACAGACCTGAACCGCACGACATGCCCGATTCATGTCATGGCGGGCACGCAGGATGCCATTGCGCCCCCCGCGCTGACCGAGGCCTGTTTTCCTTCCCGCCCGATTGAATGGGTGGATGGGGGGCACCTGCTTCCGCTCACGCATGCCACGGCCTGCGCTCATGCCATCTCCACCATGGCCAGACGGATGACACCATCATGA
- the bioD gene encoding dethiobiotin synthase yields the protein MTRKDSIAARFDTAQHYEQAARMQRIAATELARRIAANAAPHAPRRILEIGCGTGFLTRELRRLFPQAHITATDIAPGMLQRLAQRMPDDDRLVLHCMDGEAPDLAGPFDLICSSLAMQWFADRKEALAALACLLAPGGHMALATLCAGSFRQWRAAYQAVGKTCPMADYPPCTTLQAEWPGCGAGLWQDAEIIDTPASPLAFVRELRAIGATHTDSPRTDGLRRVMAAAGAGNAPFAISYHVAYGQFHRAPWPGVFVTGTDTDVGKTVASAALVRAWNAAYWKPLQSGTDDAPSDSTSLRNLTGLDATRLYPPAASFGASLSPEDAARQAHVHIDPASIAPPSHDPSAGPMVVEGAGGVFVPIAPDYLMIDLMARLALPVVLVARSTLGTINHTLLSLAALRARGLRVAGVILNGPPEPVGRDAIIRHGQVRVLAQFPPVMPMGAEAVAQLAALLPPWRDIVQ from the coding sequence ATGACGCGCAAGGACAGCATTGCCGCCCGTTTCGATACGGCGCAGCATTATGAGCAGGCGGCCCGCATGCAGCGCATCGCCGCCACCGAACTGGCCCGGCGCATTGCTGCCAATGCGGCACCTCATGCCCCGCGCCGCATTCTGGAAATTGGCTGTGGCACCGGCTTTCTGACCCGTGAACTGCGCCGCCTGTTCCCTCAGGCCCATATCACCGCTACCGATATCGCCCCCGGCATGCTGCAACGCCTTGCCCAGCGCATGCCCGATGATGACCGGCTTGTGCTGCACTGCATGGATGGCGAAGCACCAGACCTGGCTGGCCCGTTTGACCTGATTTGTTCCAGCCTGGCCATGCAGTGGTTTGCCGACCGCAAGGAAGCGCTTGCCGCACTGGCCTGCCTGCTGGCGCCGGGGGGGCATATGGCGCTGGCAACCCTGTGCGCGGGCAGCTTTCGCCAATGGCGGGCTGCCTATCAGGCCGTGGGCAAGACATGTCCCATGGCCGATTATCCACCCTGCACGACGCTGCAGGCCGAGTGGCCGGGTTGTGGCGCGGGCCTGTGGCAGGATGCTGAAATTATCGATACGCCTGCTTCACCACTGGCCTTTGTGCGTGAACTCCGGGCTATTGGCGCAACTCATACGGATAGCCCCCGCACGGATGGATTGCGGCGCGTAATGGCGGCGGCAGGCGCGGGGAATGCGCCTTTTGCCATATCGTACCACGTGGCGTACGGGCAGTTCCATCGCGCGCCGTGGCCCGGCGTGTTCGTGACCGGCACGGACACGGATGTGGGCAAGACCGTTGCCTCCGCCGCGCTGGTGCGGGCCTGGAATGCAGCCTACTGGAAGCCACTGCAAAGCGGTACGGATGATGCGCCATCCGACAGCACGAGCCTGCGGAACCTGACCGGGCTTGATGCCACGCGGCTTTATCCGCCTGCGGCGAGTTTTGGGGCGTCCCTCTCACCCGAGGATGCGGCGCGGCAGGCCCATGTTCACATCGACCCGGCCTCCATCGCCCCGCCATCTCACGACCCCTCGGCAGGACCGATGGTGGTGGAAGGGGCAGGGGGCGTGTTTGTGCCGATCGCCCCCGATTACCTGATGATCGACCTGATGGCGCGGCTGGCGCTGCCGGTGGTGCTGGTTGCACGCAGCACGCTGGGCACGATCAACCACACGCTGCTCAGCCTTGCCGCCCTGCGGGCAAGGGGGTTGCGCGTAGCAGGCGTTATCCTGAACGGTCCGCCCGAACCGGTGGGGCGCGATGCCATCATACGGCACGGGCAGGTCCGTGTTCTGGCGCAGTTCCCGCCCGTAATGCCCATGGGGGCGGAAGCGGTGGCGCAGCTCGCGGCCCTGCTGCCGCCGTGGCGTGATATCGTGCAGTGA
- the lexA gene encoding transcriptional repressor LexA — MLTRKQHELLLFIDSHLRRTGFSPSFDEMKDALGLRSKSGIHRLISALEERGFLHRRHHRARALEILRLPDIDPPPPRPADSPQPAPDLPAPEQIAAVMDVPFVGRIAAGNPIEAITPETTRITVPADMLGKASHYALEVTGNSMEEAGILDGDMVIIREQNHANDGEIVVALIDGDEVTLKRIRHQGSEIALIPANSAYDTRVFPAGRVYIQGTLAGLIRRY, encoded by the coding sequence ATGCTCACCAGAAAACAACATGAGCTTTTGCTGTTTATCGATAGCCATCTGCGTCGGACGGGTTTTTCCCCCTCCTTCGATGAAATGAAGGATGCACTCGGCCTGCGCTCCAAGTCTGGCATTCATCGCCTCATTTCAGCGCTGGAGGAGCGTGGGTTCCTGCACCGCAGGCATCATCGGGCCCGTGCGCTCGAGATCCTGCGCCTGCCCGATATCGATCCGCCGCCGCCCCGTCCTGCCGATTCGCCCCAGCCCGCGCCGGACCTGCCTGCCCCCGAACAGATCGCCGCCGTGATGGACGTGCCCTTCGTGGGGCGTATCGCCGCGGGCAATCCCATCGAGGCCATAACACCCGAGACCACCCGTATCACCGTGCCCGCCGACATGCTGGGCAAGGCCAGCCATTATGCGCTGGAAGTAACGGGCAACTCGATGGAGGAAGCCGGTATTCTTGATGGTGACATGGTCATCATCCGGGAACAGAACCACGCAAACGACGGTGAGATCGTGGTGGCGCTGATTGATGGCGATGAGGTGACCCTCAAGCGCATCCGCCATCAGGGGAGCGAAATCGCGCTGATCCCGGCCAATAGCGCGTATGATACCCGGGTTTTCCCGGCGGGGCGGGTGTACATACAGGGCACGCTGGCGGGCCTGATCCGGCGCTATTAA
- the glp gene encoding gephyrin-like molybdotransferase Glp, which yields MLSVAQARERILEGVFPLPAEVVPLTEACGRVSAAPIMAGLFNPPANVSSMDGYAVRAADLSAGGVTLACIAEAPAGHPFTGTAGPGQCVRIFTGSVMPTGTDAVLIQENAQREGAGVHTTHTLAPGTYVRPKGQDFAAGQMLVPAGQRLSARDVGLAAAANNAWVRVARRPRVAIAATGDELLLPGSPIGAGQIANANTPMLAALLRAAGAEPVMLPVLRDDMADVATLERMVDGVDMLLTAGGASVGSHDLVRRGLEQVGLKTDFWKIAMRPGRPLMSGHLGRLPFIGLPGNPVAAFVCSIVFVLPALRRMAGLAQAIEPPVRAILGCDVPENDRRMDHLRATLAHDAQGRLVATPFPVQDSAMLHVLAQSQALVLRAPHAPAGRAGDKCAVIRIDHVFA from the coding sequence ATGTTGAGTGTAGCGCAAGCGCGTGAGCGGATTCTGGAAGGGGTTTTCCCCCTCCCTGCCGAGGTCGTGCCCCTGACCGAGGCCTGTGGGCGCGTGAGCGCGGCCCCCATCATGGCGGGGCTGTTCAACCCGCCCGCCAATGTTTCGTCCATGGATGGCTATGCCGTGCGCGCGGCGGATCTTTCGGCTGGCGGGGTAACGCTTGCCTGCATTGCCGAGGCCCCTGCAGGCCATCCCTTTACCGGCACAGCCGGCCCCGGGCAGTGCGTGCGGATCTTTACCGGCAGTGTCATGCCCACCGGCACGGACGCCGTGCTGATACAGGAAAACGCGCAGCGCGAGGGCGCGGGCGTGCACACCACGCACACGCTCGCACCCGGCACCTATGTGCGCCCCAAGGGGCAGGATTTTGCAGCGGGGCAGATGCTTGTGCCCGCAGGCCAGCGGCTGTCGGCACGGGATGTGGGGCTGGCGGCAGCGGCCAACAATGCATGGGTGCGGGTTGCCCGCCGCCCGCGCGTGGCCATTGCCGCCACGGGCGATGAACTGCTCCTGCCCGGCAGCCCCATTGGTGCCGGCCAGATCGCCAACGCCAATACCCCCATGCTTGCCGCCCTGCTGCGCGCGGCAGGCGCAGAGCCGGTTATGCTGCCTGTGCTGCGTGATGACATGGCCGACGTGGCAACGCTCGAGCGCATGGTTGATGGCGTGGACATGCTGCTGACCGCAGGCGGCGCGAGCGTGGGCAGCCACGACCTGGTGCGGCGCGGGCTGGAACAGGTGGGGCTGAAAACCGATTTCTGGAAGATTGCCATGCGGCCGGGCCGCCCGCTGATGTCGGGCCATCTGGGCCGCCTGCCCTTTATCGGCCTGCCGGGCAACCCGGTTGCGGCATTCGTGTGTTCCATCGTGTTCGTGCTGCCTGCCCTGCGGCGCATGGCCGGGCTGGCGCAGGCTATCGAACCGCCGGTCCGGGCCATTCTGGGCTGCGACGTGCCGGAAAACGACCGGCGCATGGACCACCTGCGCGCAACGCTTGCGCATGATGCGCAGGGCCGCCTGGTGGCAACGCCCTTCCCCGTGCAGGATTCGGCCATGCTGCACGTGCTGGCGCAAAGCCAGGCGCTGGTGCTGCGCGCGCCCCATGCGCCAGCAGGCCGCGCGGGCGACAAATGCGCGGTGATCCGTATCGATCACGTCTTTGCATAG
- the rpmG gene encoding 50S ribosomal protein L33: MAKSNTIQIKLVSTADTGYFYVTKKNARAQTGKMELRKYDPVARKHVAFREAKIK, translated from the coding sequence ATGGCCAAGAGCAACACCATTCAGATCAAACTCGTCTCCACGGCGGACACGGGCTACTTCTATGTGACCAAGAAGAATGCCCGCGCCCAGACTGGCAAGATGGAACTGCGGAAATACGACCCCGTCGCGCGCAAGCACGTGGCCTTCCGCGAAGCGAAGATCAAATAA